One window from the genome of Salvia miltiorrhiza cultivar Shanhuang (shh) chromosome 7, IMPLAD_Smil_shh, whole genome shotgun sequence encodes:
- the LOC130994174 gene encoding uncharacterized protein LOC130994174 — MTKDNHDMNLNDSSKEHDDSLHVLERNKDTQKAKQIYDRPSYANVIRPVSSRKPDVLVHRCATVCPEVINGVISLKIPETMYQDWVKQFQHALIGRFLLRKGEKPRLASDLKTELHNTWKSKSDWQLIPMSKGFYTFKFSTAEDKSIAKRSNFWNLSSGTLRLREWVRNFDPYKEISSLCQVWMRIYYLPVEYWTKEIISSIGRSVGMPIKVDGATADGDIGHFAMVLVEVDLGLPLPESASIDCPDSFFVEFGYEQLPLFCSKCKITGHMLDKCRKRNLNPNEKGTEGKNKKDGAEVIVDVSKDTAKVNDADFRMLKNKANWVHKPMAEQTSGEKIDCDNSFNALTIVQDNIEEISGPDILEALTIPVKVVEESSRDGNVVNAATLVSDSEEENIEQIEMETLSHQVVERNEGVSAVSDQGTNSDSQASEKTAAINGIEQDIRLQQKRGRPPGQANKEMKKIPGADNIKGRLRKATDTKIEPNPEAVESIKEQLYKAWKEGGDPRDFVISNEDSERARVMSKVGAKSWAAEVERGDP; from the exons ATGACCAAGGATAATCATGACATGAATTTGAACGATAGTTCGAAAGAGCACGACGACAGTCTTCATGTGCTAGAGAGAAATAAGGACACGCAGAAGGCTAAGCAGATTTACGATCGTCCATCATATGCGAATGTCATCAGGCCTGTTAGTTCCAGAAAACCGGACGTCCTTGTCCATAGATGTGCCACAGTTTGCCCCGAAGTTATTAACGGAGTTATTTCTCTTAAAATTCCGGAAACTATGTATCAAGATTGGGTGAAGCAGTTTCAACATGCGTTGATTGGAAGGTTCCTTCTCCGCAAAGGTGAGAAGCCTAGATTGGCTTCGGATTTGAAAACCGAGCTCCATAATACGTGGAAATCAAAGAGTGATTGGCAACTTATCCCCATGAGTAAGGGTTTCTATACTTTTAAGTTTTCTACAGCAGAGGATAAAAGCATTGCTAAGCGGTCTAACTTTTGGAATTTGAGTTCCGGCACTTTGCGGTTACGTGAATGGGTGAGAAACTTTGATCCTTATAAGGAGATTTCTTCGCTGTGTCAAGTTTGGATGCGAATCTACTATCTCCCAGTGGAATATTGGACAAAGGAGATTATTTCAAGCATTGGCCGTTCTGTAGGCATGCCTATCAAGGTTGATGGGGCTACGGCTGACGGTGACATTGGACATTTTGCGATGGTTTTGGTGGAGGTGGATTTGGGCTTGCCGCTGCCGGAGTCGGCTTCCATTGATTGTCCGGATTCTTTCTTTGTTGAGTTTGGATATGAGCAGTTGCCGCTCTTTTGTTCTAAATGTAAAATTACGGGGCATATGCTGGACAAGTGCAGGAAAAGGAACCTCAATCCCAATGAAAAAGGGACCGAGGGAAAGAATAAAAAGGATGGTGCGGAAGTGATTGTGGATGTTTCTAAGGACACTGCTAAGGTTAACGATGCTGATTTTCGCATGTTAAAGAATAAAGCTAATTGGGTTCATAAGCCTATGGCTGAGCAGACTTCTGGAGAAAAGATTGATTGTGATAATAGTTTCAATGCTTTGACGATTGTTCAGGATAACATCGAGGAAATTTCCGGACCGGATATTTTGGAGGCACTCACTATACCGGTGAAAGTCGTTGAAGAAAGTTCCAGAGACGGGAACGTTGTGAATGCTGCTACTTTGGTTTCGGATTCTGAGGAAGAAAATATTGAGCaaatcgaaatggaaactctATCACATCAGgtggtggaaaggaatgaaGGAGTGTCCGCGGTCTCGGACCAGGGAACCAATTCTGACTCACAAGCGAGTGAGAAAACTGCTGCTATTAACGGAATAGAGCAGGATATTCGGCTTCAGCAA AAAAGAGGGCGGCCTCCTGGACAAGCTAATAAGGAGATGAAAAAAATCCCAGGTGCGGACAATATCAAAGGAAGACTGCGGAAGGCGACTGATACGAAAATTGAACCAAATCCTGAGGCTGTTGAGAGCATCAAAGAGCAGCTGTATAAAGCTTGGAAGGAAGGGGGCGACCCTAGGGATTTTGTTATCTCTAATGAGGATTCTGAGAGAGCTCGTGTGATGTCCAAGGTGGGGGCTAAGAGTTGGGCGGCTGAAGTGGAAAGGGGTGACCCCTAG